In Streptomyces sp. TLI_146, the genomic stretch GTCCCCACCGCCCTCAGCGCGGCGAGACCACCGCGCCCAGCAACCCGGGCCCCGTGTGCGCCCCGATCACCGCGCCGACCTCGCTGACATGCAGGTCCGCGAGGCCCGGTACCCGCTCCCGCAGTCGTTCCGCGAGCGTCGCCGCGCGCTCGGGCGCGGCGAGGTGGTGCACGGCGATGTCCACCCGGCTCGTCCCGGCCCGCTCGACGACGATCTCCTCCAGCCGCGCGATGGCCTTGGAGGCGGTGCGCACCTTCTCCAGCATCTCGATGCGGCCGCCGTCCAGCTGGAGCAGCGGCTTGACCGCGAGCGCCGAACCGAGGAGTGCCTGGGCCGCCCCTATCCGGCCGCCCCGGCGCAGATAGTCGAGCGTGTCCACGTAGAAGAAGGCGGAAGTGCCCGCCGCGCGCTTCTCGGCCGCGGCCACCGCCTCGTCGAGCGTGCCGTCCGCCTCGGCCACCTCCGCCGCCGCCAGCGCGCAGAAGCCGAGGGCCATCGCGACCA encodes the following:
- a CDS encoding DegV family protein — encoded protein: MSRHVAIVTDSTAYLPPQTMERHGITAVPLTVVLGDQALEEGTEISARSLALALQKRRSVTTSRPSPDVFAAAYRAAAEAGATGIVSLHLSAEFSGTYDAAVLAAKGAPVPVRVVDTGMVAMALGFCALAAAEVAEADGTLDEAVAAAEKRAAGTSAFFYVDTLDYLRRGGRIGAAQALLGSALAVKPLLQLDGGRIEMLEKVRTASKAIARLEEIVVERAGTSRVDIAVHHLAAPERAATLAERLRERVPGLADLHVSEVGAVIGAHTGPGLLGAVVSPR